From the Carassius gibelio isolate Cgi1373 ecotype wild population from Czech Republic chromosome B25, carGib1.2-hapl.c, whole genome shotgun sequence genome, one window contains:
- the LOC128014233 gene encoding GTPase KRas isoform X2, translating into MTEYKLVVVGAGGVGKSALTIQLIQNHFVDEYDPTIEDSYRKQVVIDGETCLLDILDTAGQEEYSAMRDQYMRTGEGFLCVFAINNTKSFEDIHHYREQIKRVKDSEDVPMVLVGNKCDLPSRSVDTKQAQDLARSYGIPFIETSAKTRQGVDDAFYTLVREIRKHKEKMSKEGKKKKKKSKTKCVLM; encoded by the exons ATGACTGAATATAAACTTGTGGTTGTGGGGGCTGGAGGCGTGGGCAAAAGCGCTCTCACCATCCAACTCATCCAGAACCACTTTGTGGACGAATACGACCCAACCATAGAG GACTCGTACAGGAAGCAGGTGGTGATTGACGGAGAGACGTGTCTCCTGGACATCTTGGACACTGCAGGTCAGGAGGAGTACAGCGCCATGAGGGACCAGTACATGAGGACAGGAGAGGGCTTCCTCTGTGTCTTCGCCATCAATAACACCAAGTCCTTTGAGGACATTCACCACTACAG AGAGCAGATAAAGAGAGTAAAGGACTCTGAGGACGTCCCCATGGTCCTGGTGGGGAATAAGTGTGATCTTCCTTCCCGCAGTGTGGACACCAAGCAGGCTCAGGATTTAGCACGGAGCTACGGCATCCCATTTATAGAGACCTCGGCAAAGACGAGACAG GGCGTGGACGACGCGTTTTATACTCTAGTCCGAGAAATCCGGAAGCACAAGGAGAAGATGAGCAAGGAGggcaagaagaaaaagaagaaatccaaaacaaaatgtgttttaatgtga
- the LOC128014233 gene encoding ras-like protein isoform X1 produces the protein MTEYKLVVVGAGGVGKSALTIQLIQNHFVDEYDPTIEDSYRKQVVIDGETCLLDILDTAGQEEYSAMRDQYMRTGEGFLCVFAINNTKSFEDIHHYREQIKRVKDSEDVPMVLVGNKCDLPSRSVDTKQAQDLARSYGIPFIETSAKTRQRVEDAFYTLVREIRQYRLRKLSKEEKTTQCIKLKNCVLM, from the exons ATGACTGAATATAAACTTGTGGTTGTGGGGGCTGGAGGCGTGGGCAAAAGCGCTCTCACCATCCAACTCATCCAGAACCACTTTGTGGACGAATACGACCCAACCATAGAG GACTCGTACAGGAAGCAGGTGGTGATTGACGGAGAGACGTGTCTCCTGGACATCTTGGACACTGCAGGTCAGGAGGAGTACAGCGCCATGAGGGACCAGTACATGAGGACAGGAGAGGGCTTCCTCTGTGTCTTCGCCATCAATAACACCAAGTCCTTTGAGGACATTCACCACTACAG AGAGCAGATAAAGAGAGTAAAGGACTCTGAGGACGTCCCCATGGTCCTGGTGGGGAATAAGTGTGATCTTCCTTCCCGCAGTGTGGACACCAAGCAGGCTCAGGATTTAGCACGGAGCTACGGCATCCCATTTATAGAGACCTCGGCAAAGACGAGACAG AGAGTGGAAGATGCCTTTTATACTCTGGTACGGGAGATCAGGCAATACCGGCTGAGGAAACTCAGTAAAGAAGAAAAGACGACTCAATGCATCAAGCttaaaaattgtgttttgatGTGA